From a region of the Castanea sativa cultivar Marrone di Chiusa Pesio chromosome 10, ASM4071231v1 genome:
- the LOC142611677 gene encoding DAR GTPase 3, chloroplastic — protein MAVQLSGLWLPNSQLPGNFLQCPRTKPKLSSTALTATASLSSPPPTIQIVGGKTPSWYENGNGNPNSTLDGSQIESDWVDLDADLYYWTKALRPVQWYPGHIAKTEKELKEQLKLMDVVIEIRDARIPLSTSHPQMDSWLGNKKRILVLNREDMISTTDRNAWATYFARQGTKVVFSNGQLGMGTMKLGRLAKVLAADVNVKRRAKGLLSRPVRAGIVGYPNVGKSSLINRLLKRRMCPAAPRPGVTRVLKWVRFGSDLELLDSPGIIPMRISDQTAAIKLAICDDIGERSYDVADVAAILVQMLTRIPSVGIKALQSRYKIDVDGQCGKIFVQKLAIHLFNGDIHQAAFRILSDFRKGKFGWIALERPPM, from the exons ATGGCAGTTCAGCTCTCAGGTCTATGGCTGCCAAACTCTCAACTCCCAGGAAACTTTCTTCAATGCCCAAGAACCAAACCCAAGTTATCTTCAACGGCTCTCACTGCTACAGCTTCTCTCTCATCCCCACCACCCACCATCCAG ATTGTTGGTGGGAAAACTCCCAGTTGGTATGAGAATGGGAATGGCAATCCCAATAGCACATTAGATGGCTCCCAAATCGAGAGCGATTGGGTTGATCTTGATGCCGATCTTTATTACTGGACGAAGGCACTGCGTCCTGTTCAG TGGTATCCTGGTCATATTGCAAAAACAGAAAAGGAGCTTAAAGAGCAGCTGAAGTTAATGGATGTCGTGATAGAGATAAGGGATGCAAGAATTCCCTTGTCCACAAGTCATCCTCAG ATGGATTCATGGCTTGGcaataagaaaagaattttggttttgaataGAGAAGACATGATATCCACGACAGACCGGAATGCTTGGGCGACTTATTTTGCAAGGCAGGGAACAAAGGTTGTCTTTTCCAATGGACAACTTGGAATG GGCACTATGAAGTTAGGGCGGTTAGCAAAGGTATTAGCGGCAGATGTAAATGTCAAACGCAGAGCTAAAGGGCTACTTTCACGTCCG GTTCGAGCTGGTATAGTTGGATATCCAAATGTTGGAAAATCTTCTTTAATCAACCGTTTGCTGAAGCGGCGAATGTGTCCAGCAGCTCCTAGACCGGGTGTTACAAGAGTATTGAA GTGGGTTCGTTTTGGGAGTGACCTTGAGTTACTAGATTCTCCTGGAATAATTCCAATGCGGATTAGTGATCAGACAGCAGCTATAAAGCTTGCTATATGTGATGACATTGGAGAGAGATCCTATGATGTTGCTGATGTTGCTGCAATTCTTGTACAGATGTTGACGAGGATTCCATCGGTTG GTATCAAAGCTCTTCAGAGCCGCTACAAGATTGATGTGGATGGTCAATGCGGTAAAAT ATTTGTTCAGAAGCTTGCAATTCACTTGTTCAATGGTGACATTCATCAAGCAGCATTCCGTATTCTGAGTGATTTTCGGAAAGGGAAGTTTGGTTGGATTGCATTGGAGAGGCCTCCCATGTAA